The Gadus macrocephalus chromosome 13, ASM3116895v1 genome includes a window with the following:
- the mafbb gene encoding v-maf avian musculoaponeurotic fibrosarcoma oncogene homolog Bb yields the protein MNMSADAHLHLGLQKTPMDFVSEFDLAVSSMKFGVKKETMHGGDRSFIGPCNQLQRPESASTTPGSTPSNSVPSSPNLNPNEQRNNPGGEQFWMSNNGGYSQQMYPQSFGLTPEDAMDALIGTTVQANPSAPHGHQPPFPAEFEGYGQMNEHVPHYPGHLRQPDALVGHAEMQGLANTQCHYPGEDVESSAPHSPESQDMVLGAHHLHHSSSRHDRRSNGDMQFSDDQLVSMSVRELNRHIRGMTKDEVMRLKQKRRTLKNRGYAQSCRFKRVQQKHVLEHEKTSLASQVEQLKHELNRLARERDAYKLKCEKLTCANGYHETGSTSDNPSSPEYLM from the coding sequence ATGAATATGTCAGCCGATGCGCATTTGCATTTGGGACTTCAGAAAACACCGATGGATTTTGTCAGCGAATTCGACTTAGCCGTTAGTTCGATGAAGTTCGGCGTCAAGAAGGAGACAATGCATGGGGGGGATCGTTCATTTATTGGACCGTGCAATCAACTTCAAAGACCAGAATCTGCCTCCACCACTCCGGGCAGCACACCTTCCAATTCGGTCCCCTCGTCGCCCAACCTCAACCCAAACGAGCAGAGGAACAACCCGGGCGGTGAACAGTTTTGGATGTCTAACAACGGAGGTTACTCCCAGCAAATGTATCCTCAGTCTTTTGGTCTGACACCCGAGGACGCCATGGACGCCCTCATTGGCACAACGGTGCAGGCCAATCCATCTGCGCCCCACGGCCACCAGCCCCCCTTCCCCGCTGAATTCGAGGGGTACGGACAAATGAACGAGCACGTCCCGCATTACCCCGGACACCTCCGTCAGCCGGACGCCCTGGTGGGCCACGCCGAGATGCAAGGTTTGGCTAACACACAGTGCCACTATCCGGGGGAGGACGTCGAGAGCTCGGCTCCCCATTCGCCAGAGTCCCAGGACATGGTCCTGGGCgcgcaccacctccaccacagcaGCAGTCGCCACGACAGAAGGTCCAACGGCGACATGCAGTTCTCGGACGATCAACTAGTGTCCATGTCCGTCAGGGAGCTGAACAGACACATCCGAGGGATGACCAAAGACGAGGTCATGCGTCTCAAGCAAAAGCGTCGGACCCTGAAAAACAGAGGGTATGCCCAGTCGTGCCGCTTCAAGCGTGTTCAGCAGAAACACGTCCTGGAGCACGAGAAGACCAGCCTGGCCTCGCAAGTGGAGCAGCTGAAGCACGAACTCAATCGATTGGCCCGCGAGAGGGACGCCTATAAACTAAAATGCGAGAAACTGACTTGTGCGAACGGCTACCACGAAACGGGGTCGACCAGCGACAACCCTTCCTCGCCCGAGTATCTGATGTGA